The Thamnophis elegans isolate rThaEle1 chromosome Z, rThaEle1.pri, whole genome shotgun sequence genome contains a region encoding:
- the RALA gene encoding ras-related protein Ral-A, producing MATNKPKSQNSLALHKVIMVGSGGVGKSALTLQFMYDEFVEDYEPTKADSYRKRVVLDGEEVQIDILDTAGQEDYAAIRDNYFRSGEGFLCVFSITELESFAATADFREQILRVKEDDNVPFLLVGNKSDLEDRRQVSVEEAKTRADQWNVNYVETSAKTRANVDKVFFDLMREIRARKMEDSKEKNGKKKRKSLAKRIRERCCIL from the exons ATGGCAACAAATAAGCCTAAAAGTCAAAATTCTTTGGCTCTGCATAAAGTAATTATGGTAGGCAGTGGGGGAGTAGGAAAATCTGCATTGACTTTACAATTCATGTATGATGAG TTTGTAGAAGATTATGAACCTACCAAAGCCGATAGCTACAGAAAAAGAGTGGTCCTTGATGGAGAAGAAGTTCAGATTGATATATTGGATACAGCTGGACAGGAAGATTATGCTGCAATTCGTGATAACTATTTTAGAAGCGGAGAAGGTTTTCTCTGTGTATTTTCAATTACAGAGCTTGAATCTTTTGCTGCTACAGCTGACTTCAG AGAGCAGATTTTAAGAGTAAAGGAAGATGACAAtgtgccatttttgcttgttggCAACAAATCTGATTTAGAGGATCGAAGACAGGTTTCTGTAGAAGAAGCAAAAACTAGAGCTGATCAGTGGAATGTTAACTATGTGGAAACATCTGCTAAAACACGAGCTAATGTTGACAAG GTATTTTTTGACTTAATGAGAGAAATCAGAGCAAGAAAAATGGAAGACAgcaaagaaaagaatggaaaaaagaaaaggaaaagtctAGCCAAGAGGATCAGAGAAAGATGTTGCATTTTATAA